One stretch of Arachis hypogaea cultivar Tifrunner chromosome 20, arahy.Tifrunner.gnm2.J5K5, whole genome shotgun sequence DNA includes these proteins:
- the LOC112785229 gene encoding uncharacterized protein produces the protein MVGVAQRFFFIVIEKVSLSRPVTSIYQNLLVIMNGKEKMKEKLENYSPTAIALLIGELTATAGAAIKNALSREACPSTTALLDDIMEELRYGGNNTIGVLGPDLRLNANLVEKVARRVENEGLFDAVVVTTVSNKPNYRKIQDEIARSLGLRFDGENTGTGVAKKGIRWLPKVFGSRNDKLNDDEIESRARRLRPRMLAEEKILVILRDVCSNGLDLDKVGIPYGIYHTGCKLLLTSASEDVLSNHMSAQRIFTL, from the exons ATGGTGGGTGTGGCTCAACGTTTTTTCTTTATTGTTATAGAGAAGGTCTCTCTATCCAGGCCAGTTACAAG TATATACCAAAACTTATTGGTAATAATGAACGGTAAAGAAAAGATGAAAGAGAAATTGGAGAATTATTCTCCAACAGCAATAGCATTGCTGATAGGAGAATTGACAGCAACGGCAGGAGCAGCTATAAAAAATGCGCTATCTCGTGAAGCATGTCCATCTACTACTGCACTATTAGATGACATCATGGAGGAGCTAAGATATGGCGGCAACAACACCATTGGGGTGTTGGGACCCGATTTGCGTCTAAATGCGAATCTTGTAGAAAAAGTTGCAAGAAGGGTGGAAAATGAAGGGTTGTTTGACGCAGTTGTCGTGACAACTGTATCAAACAAGCCCAATTACAGAAAGATTCAAGACGAAATTGCTAGATCCCTGGGATTGAGATTTGATGGTGAGAATACCGGTACCGGTGTGGCTAAAAAAGGCATAAGATGGCTTCCTAAGGTATTTGGTTCAAGAAATGATAAGTTGAATGATGATGAGATTGAAAGTAGAGCAAGAAGATTACGTCCGAGGATGTTGGCAGAGGAGAAGATTCTTGTGATATTGCGTGATGTTTGCAGCAATGGTCTTGATTTGGACAAAGTAGGAATACCTTATGGAATATATCACACAGGATGCAAGTTGTTGCTTACTTCTGCTAGTGAGGATGTGCTATCCAACCACATGAGTGCTCAGAGGATTTTCACCCTCTGA
- the LOC112785227 gene encoding tetrahydroanabasine acetyltransferase: MEEAASNTIKISQRTLVFPSRTPFSQNHALPLSPLDNDPNLRLTFRYLRLYISSHPDPYALISSSLSQALFHYYPLAGTLRYRLHDNRLENWCAAGQGVPLILATAADITLESVNYLDDPDFSFIEQLVPDPGPDEGMEHPCILQITVFGCGGFTLGAAMHHALNDGMGGSLFFNAVAELARGSSRISVEPVWNREVLLGARNPPRVESALVGEFLSLKKGVLPYQADAGDVVRECFHVQEESLEAFRRSLFEQSGLKFTTFEVLAAYVWRSKVRASEMKDNEKVKLAYSVNIRKVVKPTLPDGYWGNGCVPMYVEVSVKDLIERPIWETAELIKKSKSNVSDEYVRSFIDFQAKHYGDGITAGKGVTGFTDWRHLGHSSVDFGSGGPVTVLPLGRNLLGSVHPCFFLPYSTATKKKGFKVLVTLPQPALPVFREDMHVFSP; this comes from the exons ATGGAAGAAGCTGCTTCAAACACCATCAAAATCTCCCAACGCACTCTCGTCTTCCCTTCTCGCACTCCCTTCTCCCAAAACCACGCCCTCCCTCTCTCCCCCCTCGACAACGACCCCAACCTCCGCCTCACTTTCCGCTACCTCCGCCTCTACATTTCCTCCCACCCCGACCCCTACGCCCTCATCTCCTCCTCCCTCTCCCAAGCTCTTTTTCACTACTACCCACTCGCCGGCACGCTTCGCTACCGTCTACATGACAACCGCCTCGAGAACTGGTGCGCTGCCGGTCAGGGAGTTCCCCTCATTCTTGCCACCGCCGCAGACATCACCCTCGAATCGGTAAACTACCTCGACGACCCGGATTTCAGCTTCATTGAGCAGTTAGTACCCGATCCGGGACCCGATGAGGGGATGGAGCACCCCTGCATACTCCAAATAACGGTGTTTGGGTGCGGTGGGTTCACGCTGGGTGCTGCCATGCACCACGCGCTTAACGACGGTATGGGCGGGAGCTTGTTCTTTAATGCGGTGGCCGAGTTGGCTCGCGGGTCGAGTCGGATATCGGTTGAACCGGTTTGGAACCGTGAGGTATTGTTGGGAGCGAGGAACCCGCCCCGGGTGGAGTCAGCGTTGGTAGGAGAGTTTCTGAGTTTGAAGAAGGGGGTTTTGCCGTACCAAGCGGACGCCGGTGATGTTGTGAGGGAGTGCTTCCACGTTCAGGAGGAGTCCTTGGAAGCGTTCAGGAGATCACTGTTTGAACAATCCGGTCTCAAATTCACCACTTTTGAGGTTCTTGCTGCTTACGTTTGGAGGTCCAA GGTTAGGGCGTCGGAAATGAAGGACAATGAGAAGGTTAAGTTGGCATACTCGGTTAACATACGAAAAGTGGTAAAGCCAACACTGCCAGATGGGTATTGGGGTAACGGTTGCGTTCCAATGTATGTTGAGGTGAGTGTGAAGGATTTAATAGAGAGGCCCATTTGGGAAACAGCGGAGCTAATCAAGAAGAGCAAGAGCAACGTGAGTGATGAGTATGTTCGGTCATTCATCGATTTTCAGGCAAAGCATTATGGGGATGGGATCACGGCAGGGAAAGGGGTTACTGGGTTCACCGATTGGAGACACTTGGGCCACTCGTCTGTGGACTTTGGATCCGGAGGCCCAGTTACTGTTTTGCCACTTGGCAGGAACCTCCTTGGAAGTGTTCACCCTTGCTTCTTCTTGCCTTATTCAACTGCCACTAAGAAGAAGGGTTTCAAGGTTTTGGTCACTCTGCCTCAACCCGCTTTGCCTGTTTTTCGAGAGGATATGCACGTTTTTTCCCCCTAG
- the LOC112783554 gene encoding magnesium-chelatase subunit ChlI, chloroplastic, with protein sequence MASSTLGTCSVALLSPTYPSSSSNHSFRSLSLTSGRKLYGGIGICRIKGTSQFSVASVATEVNSVQQAQKIAAKESQRPVYPFPAIVGQDEMKLCLLLNVIDPKIGGVMIMGDRGTGKSTTVRSLVDLLPEIMVVAGDPYNSDPEDPEFMGIEVRERVLKGESLQVVLSKINMVDLPLGATEDRVCGTIDIEKALTEGVKAFEPGLLAKANRGILYVDEVNLLDDHLVDVLLDSAASGWNTVEREGISISHPARFILIGSGNPEEGELRPQLLDRFGMHAQVGTVRDAELRVKIVEERARFDKNPKEFRDSYKAEQEKLQTQISSARSSLSSVQIDQDLKVKISKVCAELNVDGLRGDIVTNRAAKALAALKGRDKVTAEDIATVIPNCLRHRLRKDPLESIDSGVLVIEKFYEVFS encoded by the exons ATGGCGTCGTCCACGCTGGGCACTTGCTCCGTTGCGCTCCTCTCTCCAACTTAcccttcttcttcatcaaaccaTTCCTTTCGATCTCTGTCCCTCACATCAGGCCGCAAGTTGTACGGAGGAATAGGAATCTGTCGTATCAAGGGAACCTCTCAATTTTCTGTTGCCAGCGTTGCCACTGAAGTCAACTCTGTTCAACAG GCTCAGAAGATTGCTGCTAAAGAAAGCCAGAGGCCAGTGTATCCATTTCCTGCAATAGTTGGACAGGATGAGATGAAGCTTTGCCTTCTCCTTAATGTGATTGATCCCAAGATTGGAGGTGTCATGATCATGGGGGATAGAGGCACTGGTAAATCCACAACTGTCAGGTCATTGGTAGATTTGCTTCCTGAAATCATGGTTGTCGCCGGCGACCCTTATAACTCAGACCCAGAGGATCCAGAGTTCATGGGCATTGAAGTCCGAGAGCGCGTGCTGAAAGGAGAGAGCCTTCAGGTTGTCTTAAGCAAGATTAACATGGTTGATTTGCCATTGGGAGCTACAGAAGATAGAGTCTGTGGAACAATTGACATTGAGAAAGCCTTAACTGAGGGTGTTAAGGCCTTTGAACCTGGGTTACTAGCTAAAGCAAATAGGGGAATCCTATATGTGGATGAGGTTAATCTTCTGGATGATCACTTGGTGGATGTCTTGTTGGATTCTGCTGCGTCTGGTTGGAACACGGTGGAGAGAGAAGGTATCTCAATCTCACATCCTGCTCGGTTTATCCTAATTGGCTCGGGAAACCCTGAAGAAGGAGAACTCCGGCCGCAACTGCTGGATAGGTTTGGAATGCATGCTCAGGTGGGGACTGTTAGGGATGCTGAGCTTAGAGTGAAGATTGTCGAGGAGAGAGCTCGATTCGACAAAAACCCAAAGGAGTTCCGGGACTCTTACAAAGCCGAGCAGGAGAAGCTCCAGACACAAATTTCCTCAGCAAGGAGTTCGCTTTCGTCTGTTCAAATAGACCAAGACCTCAAGGTGAAAATCTCAAAGGTTTGTGCAGAGTTGAATGTGGATGGTTTGAGAGGAGACATTGTCACAAATAGAGCTGCAAAAGCTCTGGCTGCTCTGAAGGGAAGAGACAAGGTGACTGCAGAGGATATTGCTACTGTGATCCCTAACTGCTTGAGACATCGTCTTAGAAAGGATCCATTAGAGTCAATAGACTCGGGTGTTCTTGTCATTGAGAAATTTTATGAGGTATTTAGCTGA
- the LOC112782293 gene encoding nudix hydrolase 15, mitochondrial codes for MDPSNNNGGQKRLLALAQRLRLHKPPPFSEDMLEKIMEESKGKVVSRVGFPESATAIAQNQGEFRFKRAAVLICIFEGDAGELRVILTKRSSKLSMYSGEVALPGGKAEEGDNDDGDTAKREAMEEVGLDPQLVDVVTFLEPFFSKYLIIVVPVIGILHDKKAFKPAPNPAEVEAVFDVPLEMFLKDEKRKQEERIWMGEKYVIHLFEYEIEHKKYLIWGLTAGMLIRAASVVYQRPPAFLELNPIMIPRDVTKDTLIH; via the exons ATGGATCCTTCCAATAACAATGGAGGACAGAAGAGGCTCCTAGCCTTGGCACAACGGCTCAGACTTCACAAGCCCCCACCATTCTCTGAGGACATGTTAGAAAAGATCATGGAAGAAAGCAAAGGCAAGGTTGTTTCCCGAGTCGGTTTCCCGGAATCAGCCACTGCAATTGCTCAAAACCAAGGAGAATTTAGATTCAAGAGAGCTGCTGTTTTGATCTGCATCTTCGAAGGCGACGCAGGGGAACTACGAGTGATCCTCACCAAGCGATCTTCCAAGCTCTCTATGTACTCAG GTGAAGTGGCCTTGCCTGGTGGTAAGGCAGAAGAAGGTGATAATGATGATGGAGACACTGCAAAAAGAGAGGCAATGGAGGAAGTTGGGTTGGACCCTCAACTTGTTGATGTTGTTACATTTCTTGAACCATTCTTCTCTAAG TACCTCATAATAGTGGTTCCTGTCATTGGCATACTTCATGACAAAAAAGCATTCAAGCCAGCTCCAAACCCTGCTGAAGTAGAAGCTGTATTTGATGTACCTTTGGAAATGTTTCTCAAG GATGAGAAGAGGAAACAAGAAGAGAGGATATGGATGGGAGAGAAGTATGTGATACATTTATTTGAATATGAAATTGAGCACAAGAAATACCTCATATGGGGTTTAACAGCTGGCATGTTGATAAGGGCTGCATCAGTTGTGTATCAACGGCCACCAGCTTTCTTGGAGCTCAATCCTATAATGATTCCTAGGGATGTAACCAAGGATACTTTAATTCATTGA
- the LOC112783555 gene encoding nudix hydrolase 15, mitochondrial has product MESRKHRKGKMESHSAEVRGSQRLQALLHHFQPSITNNPHNLKRSHFTSKPTKRAAVLICLFEGSDGNLRVILTLRASSLSRHSGEVALPGGKREEGDADDVETALREAKEEIGLDPSLVSVITLLEPFHTKYGITVIPVVGILSNKDAFSPVLDSAEVEAIFDVPLELFLKNENRRAEEREWMGEKHLVHYFDYEFENTQYVIWAITAAILIRAATVLLQRPPEFLEQRPKIWGGITENDMIMLQNSSK; this is encoded by the exons ATGGAAAGCAGAAAACATAGGAAGGGGAAAATGGAATCACACAGTGCTGAGGTACGAGGTTCACAGAGACTACAAGCTTTGCTTCATCATTTCCAACCTTCCATAACCAACAACCCCCACAACTTGAAGCGCAGCCATTTCACCTCGAAACCGACCAAGAGAGCTGCGGTTCTGATCTGTCTCTTCGAAGGTTCCGATGGGAATCTTAGAGTGATCCTCACTTTAAGGGCTTCTTCTCTCTCACGCCATTCCG GTGAGGTTGCTCTGCCAGGTGGCAAGAGGGAAGAAGGTGATGCTGATGATGTAGAAACCGCTTTGAGGGAGGCTAAGGAGGAAATTGGATTGGACCCTTCTCTTGTTTCTGTTATTACTCTTCTTGAACCCTTTCATACTAAG TATGGCATAACAGTAATACCTGTGGTGGGAATTTTGTCCAACAAGGATGCATTTTCACCGGTTTTAGATTCAGCTGAAGTTGAAGCAATATTTGATGTTCCATTGGAGTTGTTCCTCAAG AATGAGAATAGGAGAGCTGAGGAAAGAGAATGGATGGGAGAGAAGCATCTTGTACATTATTTTGATTATGAATTTGAGAATACACAGTATGTGATATGGGCTATAACTGCTGCTATCTTGATCAGGGCAGCTACCGTTTTACTTCAGCGGCCGCCGGAGTTTCTAGAGCAGAGGCCTAAAATCTGGGGAGGAATTACTGAAAACGACATGATAATGTTACAGAATAGTTCCAAGTAG
- the LOC112784227 gene encoding protein IQ-DOMAIN 9, protein MGSGDWFKTLISRKSKERKPKKGKGTLASAKLSALNSNDCTRRDSSDLANGAKAENIGSVETIAATRIQTAFRAYKARKALRRLKGITKLQIVTQSYSVKKQANTAITYLHSWSKIQTEIRARRICMVTEDRIRRKKLESQLKLEAKLHDLEVEWCSGSETMEEVVGRIHQREEAAVKRERAMAYAFSHQWRANCSQSQGLGNCELGKANWGWSWKARWIAARPWESRVTTVSSDAKKAQNKKDKKTSTPKTPVLAKPASTNPKGTPPLANAKGSAKARRLSYPTTEKTVTVVQKSAVSSH, encoded by the exons ATGGGTTCAGGCGATTGGTTTAAGACATTAATTTCgagaaaatcaaaagaaagaaaaCCCAAGAAAGGAAAG GGTACTTTAGCTTCAGCGAAATTAAGTGCACTGAACTCAAATGATTGTACAAGAAGAGACTCTAGTGACTTAGCAAATGGTGCTAAAGCTGAAAATATTGGGTCAGTTGAAACTATTGCTGCAACAAGAATCCAGACTGCATTCCGGGCTTATAAG GCTAGAAAGGCTCTACGCCGCTTGAAAGGTATCACAAAACTGCAAATTGTAACACAGAGTTACTCGGTTAAAAAGCAAGCCAATACTGCTATAACTTACCTTCATTCATGGAGCAAGATACAGACTGAGATTAGAGCTCGAAGAATCTGTATGGTGACTGAAGACAGGATCAGGCGGAAGAAACTAGAATCTCAGCTTAAACTTGAGGCAAAGCTCCATGATCTAGAG GTTGAATGGTGTAGTGGTTCTGAAACCATGGAGGAAGTTGTTGGAAGGATACATCAGAGAGAAGAAGCAGCTGTCAAGCGTGAAAGAGCTATGGCATATGCTTTTTCTCATCAG TGGAGGGCCAACTGTAGTCAGAGCCAAGGGCTAGGAAACTGTGAACTTGGTAAAGCTAATTGGGGTTGGAGCTGGAAGGCACGCTGGATCGCTGCTCGGCCGTGGGAAAGCCGTGTTACCACTGTGTCCAGTGATGCAAAGAAAGCTCAGAATAAGAAGGATAAGAAGACATCAACACCAAAAACACCTGTTTTGGCAAAACCAGCTTCCACCAATCCAAAAGGGACCCCTCCTTTGGCAAATGCTAAAGGGTCTGCAAAAGCTAGGAGATTGTCATACCCAACAACAGAAAAAACTGTAACTGTGGTGCAGAAAAGTGCAGTGAGTTCTCACTAG